The following proteins are co-located in the Gorilla gorilla gorilla isolate KB3781 chromosome 7, NHGRI_mGorGor1-v2.1_pri, whole genome shotgun sequence genome:
- the LOC101132577 gene encoding protein FAM87A, producing the protein MLRQDLPRSPLGFLGLGGCGLIVKHGMTLRNWASFFVVFQAWSLVILQVLGDMLNIYYAYIQATLTLKVDVAPRLFFPEGGALKEHFSSMDSFQLREAGGTRIPRPAPIYGPAVVTRTVTKAQSLRSALAWAALGCKHPVLSTLCEDSQQGAWSEFRRF; encoded by the coding sequence ATGCTGCGTCAGGACCTGCCGCGGTCTCCGCTGGGCTTCCTGGGACTCGGTGGTTGTGGGCTGATTGTAAAGCATGGAATGACTCTTAGAAACTGGGCGTCATTCTTTGTGGTTTTCCAAGCTTGGTCTCTGGTGATACTCCAGGTCTTAGGAGACATGCTGAATATTTATTATGCTTACATTCAAGCAACATTAACCCTTAAGGTTGATGTAGCTCCCCGTCTTTTTTTCCCAGAAGGAGGAGCACTGAAGGAACATTTTTCCAGTATGGATTCTTTCCAGCTCCGAGAAGCTGGAGGCACACGGATCCCTCGGCCAGCTCCCATCTATGGACCTGCTGTAGTCACAAGGACTGTGACTAAGGCTCAGTCCCTGAGGAGTGCCTTGGCATGGGCTGCTTTAGGCTGTAAACACCCAGTTTTATCCACTTTATGTGAAGACAGCCAACAAGGGGCATGGAGTGAGTTCCGCAGGTTTTAG